The proteins below are encoded in one region of Scophthalmus maximus strain ysfricsl-2021 chromosome 4, ASM2237912v1, whole genome shotgun sequence:
- the LOC118302732 gene encoding uncharacterized protein LOC118302732 has protein sequence MNSVEKKLAELVREHPNLYDQSRRDYKDSMRWHVSWREIAGIMGRSEDEVKLKWKNLRDKFCKAKKRMAKRNAPAPLDEENQLERPVPLLFHQLAWLSAFVRPRVEGGGEVAGSGDDLEKEHDKDEKEQHAPMPVVSTSFSLTESCPASRQEMAVCLKRKRQAHTGTKMRSADALTNVRDEDELFLLSLLPSLKRLTIKKRMEVRMKFQQVLYVAEFED, from the exons ATGAACTCTGTCGAAAAGAAGCTGGCGGAGCTCGTACGTGAACACCCGAATCTGTACGACCAGTCGCGGCGGGACTACAAGGACAGCATGAGGTGGCACGTGTCGTGGAGAGAGATCGCGGGCATCATGGGGAGGTCGGAGGACGAGGTGAAGCTGAAGTGGAAAAACCTGCGCGACAAGTTCTGCAAAGCGAAGAAGCGGATGGCGAAGAGAAACGCCCCCGCGCCGCTCGACGAGGAGAACCAGCTGGAGAGGCCCGTCCCGCTGCTGTTCCACCAGCTGGCCTGGCTCAGCGCCTTCGTCAGGCCCCGAGTGGAAGGTGGCGGCGAG GTAGCAGGAAGTGGTGATGACCTGGAGAAAGAGCACGATAAAGACGAGAAGGAGCAACATGCTCCCATGCCCGTCGTTAGTACCAGTTTTTCTCTCACGGAGTCCTGTCCAGCCAGCCGCCAGGAGATGGCAGTCTGTCTTAAACGTAAGAGGCAAGCACACACAGGAACTAAGATGCGTTCTGCAGATGCTCTCACCAACGTCAGAGATGAAGACGAGCTGTTCCTGCTCAGCCTGCTGCCCTCGCTGAAGAGGCtgaccattaaaaaaagaatggaggTGCGGATGAAGTTCCAGCAGGTGCTTTATGTTGCAGAGTTTGAGGACTGA
- the fam120b gene encoding constitutive coactivator of peroxisome proliferator-activated receptor gamma isoform X4 — protein MKSSLVESSSVCPLVWQHLHALLSDVIVVSRSFGQEVFCSVQEADYEVASYARQHGSMGILGQDSDFIIYDSVPYLSVAKLRINSLTTVLYDRQRFCRAVGLAVTQLPLLACLLGNDVVSEGQMQHIRNSAVATYRKKSPVPHHGAPQGQMVLAVSQFVSSLWGREEEEPGHILQSMTLSAFHQELLERGICAYLLPGQEGLHRNEVSARPPASAFEKYVSPEILKACREKHVAAEGFMVYGVVCEGVIECSNTLEDEEDTELLPQALVYKPCRQHIYGLLLGHDGSAVDPPAIREWFVYPGNPLKEPDVVHPVSLPCGRPSLDSLWFGTGSNVSALRLTSFLTIFDCQEFSELYGTVDASLLAALCLVTYIVLQVQTVSQEDVDAYLSQVVCLSVKSPQDIRQIKLPFLSSRAVQLGSLYVRGLSHLLGANCASGCPLPNAALMPWHSFDGVLFHSKYLLAHSGTDKTVLLDSDSSCLSLFLHLREKLLETCRKRGRVLQSRPRHSATGQSHKTTTGPRGRERPTGWPSGGGERWKSRGEMTGAPRHGGGWRERAEESREQSDHDNRERLWERGGHRGGEMRGSQHFHHFYPECHGEGPQSTSHRPKQSRGRSYRSRGRYRLAPRWSEPPAPGT, from the exons ATGAAGAGCAGCCTGGTAGAGAGCTCTTCTGTCTGCCCTCTGGTCTGGCAACATTTACATGCTTTGCTCTCAG ATGTTATTGTTGTTTCCAGGTCCTTTGGTCAGGAAGTGTTTTGCTCAGTGCAGGAGGCTGACTATGAAGTTGCCAGCTATGCGCGTCAGCATGGCAGCATGGGCATTCTGGGACAGGACTCAGACTTCATCATATACGACAG tgTCCCCTACTTGTCAGTGGCAAAATTACGAATAAACAGCCTCACCACCGTCCTGTACGACCGACAGAGGTTCTGCCGAGCCGTCGGACTAGCTGTTACCCAGCTACCTCTGCTGGCTTGTCTCCTAGGTAACGATGTGGTGTCAGAGGGGCAGATGCAACACATCAGGAACAGTGCCGTAGCAACATACAG GAAAAAAAGTCCTGTACCTCACCATGGGGCTCCTCAGGGACAGATGGTCTTAGCTGTATCCCAGTTTGTGAGCTCTttgtgggggagagaggaggaagagcctgGGCACATCCTTCAGTCTATGACTCTATCAGCATTTCATCAAGAGCTTCTGGAAAGGGGGATCTGCGCTTACTTGCTACCTGGACAGGAAGGACTTCACCGAAATGAAGTCTCTGCACGTCCCCCTGCCTCTGCCTTTGAGAAATATGTAAGCCCAGAAATATTGAAG GCATGCAGAGAGAAGCATGTAGCAGCAGAGGGTTTTATGGTGTACGgtgttgtgtgtgagggagtcATCGAATGTAGCAACACtctggaggatgaagaggacacTGAACTGCTGCCTCAGGCGCTCGTCTACAAACCCTGCAGACAGCACATCTATGGACTGCTGCTCGGCCATGATG gCAGCGCTGTTGACCCTCCTGCGATCAGGGAATGGTTTGTCTACCCTGGAAACCCTCTGAAGGAACCTGACGTGGTCCACCCTGTCAGCCTCCCAT GTGGTCGCCCCAGTCTGGACTCGTTGTGGTTCGGCACTGGTTCTAATGTTTCTGCCCTTCGCCTGACATCCTTCCTTACAATATTTGACTGCCAGGAGTTCTCTGAGTTGTACGGCACCGTTGACGCCTCTCTCCTGGCTGCTCTCTGCCTGGTCACTTACATAGTCCTGCAG GTGCAGACTGTGTCTCAAGAGGACGTGGATGCTTACCTGAGTCAAGTTGTCTGTCTGAGCGTGAAATCCCCTCAGGACATTCGGCAGATCAAG CTGCCTTTCCTCTCCAGTCGTGCGGTGCAGCTTGGATCTCTCTATGTCCGAGGACTGAGCCACCTGCTCGGTGCTAACTGTGCCAGTGGCTGCCCGCTGCCCAACGCCGCCCTGATGCCTTGGCACAGCTTTGACGGGGTGCTGTTCCACTCAAAGTACCTGCTGGCACATAGTGGCACAGATAAAACTGTGCTGCTGGACAGTGAT TCGTCCTGTCTGTCCCTGTTTCTCCATCTAAGAGAGAAACTCTTAGAAACCTGCAGGAAGAGAGGCAGAGTCCTGCAGTCCAGACCAAGACACAGTGCAACAGGGCAAAGTCATAAAACCACTACAGGAcccagaggcagagagagacccACAG GTTGGCCTTCAGGTGGTGGTGAGCGGTGGAAGTCAAGAGGAGAGATGACAGGCGCTCCTCGACATGgaggtggatggagggagagagcggaGGAAAGCAGAGAGCAAAGTGACCACgacaacagagagagactgtgggagagaggaggacacagaggaggagagatgagaggaagccAACATTTCCATCATTTTTATCCTGAATGTCACGGTGAAGGTCCCCAGAGCACGAGCCATCGGCCAAAACAGTCCAGAGGTCGATCGTATCGCAGCAGAGGAAGATACCGACTGGCTCCCAG aTGGTCTGAGCCTCCTGCACCGGGAACATAA